A genomic segment from Tuwongella immobilis encodes:
- a CDS encoding DUF447 domain-containing protein has translation MILEGLLCTRTAGGQPHLAPMGPAIDLESGSLTFKPFQSSTSYANLVRDRVGVFHVTDDVLLLAQAAIGKVPLLPANRPARQVPGFVLREACRVMEFEVVSIDDRQDRAIVQTRTVHSESLRDFFGFNRAKHLVLEAAILATRFHLLNLSEVAQEFRRMAVIVNKTGGPQELAAMEFLQMELEDRMSIQPTDQLPPLSAKERS, from the coding sequence GCACCGCGGGCGGCCAACCTCACTTGGCACCGATGGGACCAGCGATCGATTTGGAATCTGGTTCGTTGACCTTCAAGCCGTTTCAATCGTCAACCTCGTATGCTAATCTCGTCCGCGATCGTGTGGGCGTGTTTCACGTCACGGATGATGTGTTGCTGTTGGCACAAGCCGCAATTGGCAAAGTTCCATTGCTCCCCGCGAATCGTCCCGCGCGGCAGGTTCCCGGATTCGTACTCCGCGAGGCATGCCGCGTGATGGAATTTGAAGTCGTATCGATCGACGATCGGCAGGATCGCGCGATTGTGCAAACGCGAACCGTTCACAGCGAATCGTTGCGGGATTTCTTCGGATTCAATCGGGCGAAACACCTCGTGTTGGAAGCGGCAATCTTGGCGACCCGATTTCATCTGTTAAATTTATCGGAAGTCGCTCAGGAATTTCGACGCATGGCGGTCATTGTCAACAAAACGGGTGGCCCGCAGGAATTGGCCGCCATGGAGTTCTTGCAAATGGAACTCGAAGATCGCATGAGCATTCAGCCGACCGATCAACTGCCGCCATTGTCGGCAAAGGAACGATCGTGA
- a CDS encoding beta-ribofuranosylaminobenzene 5'-phosphate synthase family protein yields the protein MIRVMAPSRLHFGLLQPTMGGETAASVRRFGGVGLMLASPGVTVTVTEAAEWSASGANAARAVGFARKMADYLAMGSSRAFHLAIESEVPEHVGLGSGTQLALAVGRAVAGAFGKPDLPTSIIGRVCERGRRSAIGIHGFDRGGLIVEVGKRQLDSISPLLGSYPLLDPWRIVLFLPRDSTPWHGQHERQAMDRVSQTPQSEQTTDRLCRMVLLELIPAALEGDLPAFGESVYAYNRKVGEAFAVVQGGLYSHPSIEQLVHWVRGQGVAGVGQSSWGPTVFAIVGSAEEAEWLCDRYQQAGAPGDRRLWVSAVYRPGSADWP from the coding sequence GTGATTCGTGTGATGGCCCCTTCCCGACTCCATTTCGGACTCCTGCAACCGACAATGGGAGGCGAAACCGCTGCGTCGGTGCGTCGATTCGGTGGCGTTGGGCTGATGTTGGCCAGTCCCGGGGTGACGGTGACCGTTACGGAAGCCGCGGAATGGTCGGCCAGCGGGGCGAACGCCGCGCGAGCGGTTGGGTTTGCCCGCAAAATGGCCGATTATCTGGCCATGGGCAGCAGTCGGGCATTCCATTTGGCGATCGAATCCGAAGTGCCGGAACATGTTGGTCTAGGCAGTGGCACCCAATTGGCGCTGGCCGTGGGGCGAGCCGTGGCCGGGGCATTTGGCAAACCCGATCTTCCGACATCAATCATTGGGCGAGTTTGCGAGCGTGGGCGTCGCTCCGCGATTGGCATTCATGGATTCGATCGGGGTGGCTTGATTGTTGAGGTGGGCAAACGTCAACTGGATTCGATTTCCCCGCTATTGGGCAGTTATCCGCTGCTCGATCCGTGGCGAATTGTGTTGTTTTTGCCCCGTGACAGCACCCCCTGGCATGGCCAGCACGAGCGACAAGCGATGGATCGTGTCAGCCAGACGCCGCAATCCGAACAGACGACCGATCGCCTCTGTCGAATGGTGCTGTTGGAGTTGATCCCCGCCGCGTTGGAAGGCGATCTGCCGGCGTTTGGAGAATCCGTGTACGCGTACAATCGCAAGGTTGGCGAAGCGTTCGCTGTCGTCCAGGGCGGATTGTACTCGCATCCCAGCATTGAACAACTCGTGCATTGGGTTCGCGGACAAGGCGTGGCGGGGGTGGGACAATCCTCGTGGGGGCCGACCGTGTTTGCCATTGTCGGTTCCGCCGAAGAAGCGGAATGGCTGTGCGATCGCTACCAACAAGCTGGAGCACCGGGCGATCGTCGGCTCTGGGTGAGTGCCGTGTATCGCCCCGGTTCCGCGGATTGGCCTTAA
- a CDS encoding PQQ-binding-like beta-propeller repeat protein, whose product MMIAPPFRRKGWFVGWLIVVALASSPRSGLAAEKIADWPQWRGPDRTGISSTIIPPRTWPKTLAEAWSVEVGTGHSSPVIADGLIYQFARQGDDEVVLAIDPRSGAIRWNQRYPQAYQMDQAAIEHGKGPKSTPVVHDGMLITLGISGTLSAWDAKTGKQLWQQRTQDRFPLSSPLYGTAMSPLIVDGRLIVHLGGNDRGSLEAIDPTSGKPIWTASTEGPAYASPIVATLAKQRQLVAFTQQSLLGIDLLTGKSLWKLPYTTGYTQNSVTPVVANEQLIFSGYQNPLVSYRLEATGTRLTPRQVWSNSQLPLYMSSPILTRDRLFGFTQRNSGKLFAAQPQTGQVLWESDPRLGENAALLLLGSQLLTLTSDGKLIVLDAEATRFQPIREYAVGTSQTWAHPVPCGDWLLIKDATHLRAYRWRAAD is encoded by the coding sequence ATGATGATTGCACCGCCGTTTCGTCGCAAGGGCTGGTTCGTTGGCTGGCTCATCGTGGTTGCACTTGCGAGTAGCCCGCGATCCGGGCTGGCCGCCGAGAAAATCGCCGATTGGCCGCAGTGGCGCGGGCCGGATCGCACCGGAATATCAAGCACGATCATCCCGCCACGAACCTGGCCAAAAACCCTTGCCGAAGCCTGGAGCGTCGAAGTTGGCACTGGGCATTCCAGTCCGGTGATTGCGGATGGTCTGATTTACCAATTCGCACGTCAAGGTGATGATGAAGTTGTCTTGGCGATTGATCCTCGTTCGGGTGCCATTCGCTGGAATCAGCGCTATCCCCAGGCATACCAAATGGATCAGGCGGCGATCGAGCACGGGAAGGGGCCGAAATCCACTCCCGTAGTCCATGATGGAATGCTCATCACGCTTGGGATTTCGGGCACGCTCTCCGCTTGGGACGCAAAGACGGGAAAACAACTCTGGCAGCAACGCACTCAGGACCGCTTTCCGCTCAGCAGTCCGCTCTACGGAACGGCAATGTCGCCGCTGATTGTCGATGGGCGGCTGATTGTGCATCTGGGCGGGAATGATCGCGGGAGTTTGGAGGCGATCGACCCCACGTCCGGCAAGCCGATCTGGACCGCATCCACCGAAGGACCGGCCTACGCGTCGCCGATTGTCGCCACGCTCGCCAAGCAGCGCCAATTGGTCGCGTTTACGCAGCAGTCGCTTCTCGGAATCGACCTGCTGACGGGCAAATCGCTCTGGAAACTGCCGTACACGACCGGGTATACGCAGAACTCGGTGACACCGGTTGTCGCAAATGAGCAATTGATTTTTTCGGGATATCAGAATCCGCTTGTCTCCTATCGGCTGGAAGCGACGGGCACCCGGTTGACACCTCGGCAAGTGTGGTCCAACTCACAACTTCCGCTGTACATGAGTTCGCCGATTTTGACGCGCGATCGACTATTCGGCTTCACGCAACGGAATTCCGGCAAGCTGTTTGCAGCGCAACCGCAAACCGGACAAGTGCTTTGGGAAAGCGATCCGCGATTGGGTGAGAATGCCGCGCTTCTGCTGCTTGGGTCGCAATTGTTGACGCTCACCAGCGACGGGAAATTGATTGTCTTGGATGCCGAGGCAACTCGGTTCCAGCCGATTCGGGAATATGCGGTGGGAACGAGCCAAACGTGGGCACATCCGGTGCCGTGCGGGGATTGGCTGCTCATCAAAGATGCCACTCACTTGCGGGCGTATCGTTGGCGAGCTGCGGATTAA
- a CDS encoding phosphoglycerate dehydrogenase, which yields MKPKVLVGPSHVAHIQDGFVTTLDDAGLERVYPPRAVQMIEAEVAPALRGVRYSLAGSEPYSRATIESSPDLRVIARAGVGWDAVDVDAATDAGVIVTYAPGTNHEAVGEHTLLLILALAKSFLHQHNRILAGEWPRKAYQPIRGKTLGIIGLGRTGKATATRALAFGMRVIASEIAPDSEFLARYPVELVSQEQVLRQADFLSLHVPLTPLTRHLMNRETLSAMKPTAYLINCSRGTVVHEPELFEALSQKQIAGAGLDVFDEEPLAADHPFRQLTNVLFTAHTAGVDLQSRDEMVQRAADAIVRIHRGEWPEEWIVNPEVRSRRRLDGSNLA from the coding sequence ATGAAACCGAAAGTTTTGGTTGGTCCGTCCCATGTGGCACACATTCAAGACGGGTTTGTCACGACGTTGGACGATGCGGGGCTGGAGCGGGTCTATCCGCCGCGTGCGGTCCAGATGATCGAAGCGGAGGTTGCCCCGGCGTTGCGTGGCGTTCGCTATTCGTTGGCCGGGTCCGAGCCGTATTCCCGAGCGACGATCGAATCCTCGCCGGATCTGCGGGTCATCGCCCGAGCGGGTGTTGGCTGGGATGCCGTGGATGTGGATGCCGCCACCGATGCCGGGGTCATCGTCACCTATGCCCCAGGGACGAATCACGAGGCGGTTGGCGAACATACCTTGCTGTTGATTTTGGCGCTCGCCAAAAGTTTCCTGCATCAGCACAATCGGATTCTCGCCGGGGAGTGGCCGCGCAAAGCCTATCAACCGATTCGCGGGAAAACCCTTGGCATCATCGGCTTAGGGCGAACCGGCAAAGCAACCGCGACTCGGGCATTGGCGTTCGGAATGCGAGTGATCGCCTCGGAAATCGCCCCGGATTCGGAGTTCCTGGCACGATATCCCGTGGAACTGGTCTCCCAAGAGCAAGTCCTTCGTCAGGCGGATTTTCTGTCGCTGCATGTGCCGCTCACACCATTAACCAGACATCTGATGAATCGTGAGACTCTTTCGGCGATGAAGCCGACTGCGTATCTCATCAACTGTTCGCGTGGAACCGTGGTCCATGAACCGGAGCTGTTCGAGGCATTGTCTCAGAAACAGATTGCTGGTGCAGGGTTAGATGTGTTCGATGAGGAACCGCTCGCCGCCGATCATCCATTTCGGCAGCTCACCAATGTGCTGTTCACCGCGCACACGGCGGGGGTCGATTTGCAATCGCGCGATGAGATGGTGCAACGGGCCGCAGATGCGATTGTCCGCATCCATCGCGGCGAATGGCCCGAAGAATGGATTGTCAACCCGGAAGTCCGGTCCCGACGCCGGCTAGATGGTTCGAACCTCGCATAG
- the rsfS gene encoding ribosome silencing factor encodes MSIATSPVMPTTTPKLPSSLERAIACARTASQNKATDILVLDLTKITVIFDYFVISTGTSRRQIHAIAEDTDATMRSLGDHRDSIEGYEASKWILQDYGDVLVHVFDPETRDYYKLEELWADAPRIDWQNA; translated from the coding sequence TTGAGCATCGCAACTTCGCCGGTTATGCCGACCACGACTCCCAAACTCCCATCGTCTCTGGAACGAGCCATCGCTTGTGCCCGGACGGCAAGCCAGAATAAGGCCACCGATATTCTTGTCTTGGATTTGACGAAAATCACGGTCATCTTCGATTACTTTGTGATTTCGACCGGCACGAGCCGCCGTCAGATTCATGCGATCGCAGAAGATACCGACGCCACGATGCGCTCGCTGGGCGACCATCGGGATTCGATCGAAGGCTACGAAGCCAGCAAATGGATTCTCCAGGATTACGGTGACGTTCTGGTGCATGTCTTCGATCCGGAAACCCGCGATTACTACAAACTGGAAGAACTGTGGGCGGATGCTCCACGGATCGATTGGCAAAACGCGTAA
- the coaD gene encoding pantetheine-phosphate adenylyltransferase encodes MSQKLTPRIAVYTGVFDPVHLGHQDLIHRSSELFDKLIVAVGINPDKKTFFDIHERVALLKKVTADYPNVEVHPFTGLAVRFVREMGAKIMVRGLRTLSDMEYEFAMSLMNLNLDPDIETVFLMAREEFSHVSSSLLRQIAMLEGELSRFLDPQVQTALLERAGVRRLAQNSPTNP; translated from the coding sequence ATGTCCCAGAAGCTGACACCGCGGATTGCGGTCTACACCGGAGTGTTCGACCCGGTCCACTTGGGACATCAAGATTTGATTCATCGCAGTAGCGAACTCTTCGATAAACTGATCGTCGCCGTGGGCATCAACCCCGACAAAAAGACCTTCTTCGACATTCATGAACGGGTTGCCCTGCTGAAGAAAGTCACAGCAGACTATCCCAATGTGGAAGTCCACCCGTTCACCGGGTTGGCCGTCCGATTTGTGCGCGAGATGGGCGCGAAAATCATGGTCCGCGGGCTGCGGACACTCAGCGACATGGAGTATGAATTTGCCATGTCTTTGATGAATTTGAATTTGGATCCGGACATCGAGACGGTATTCTTGATGGCGCGTGAGGAATTTTCCCACGTCAGCAGTTCGCTGTTGCGTCAGATTGCGATGCTCGAAGGTGAATTGAGCCGCTTTCTGGACCCGCAAGTGCAAACCGCGCTGCTGGAACGCGCCGGAGTGCGTCGCCTCGCACAAAACAGTCCCACCAATCCATGA
- a CDS encoding alpha/beta hydrolase — MPPVLPNPAPDALTQFMVAAAAQRRANDRPPRTQAELAEQRTQLRQQIFASIGEYPETHVPLQAKIVEELPRTDYRIEKLLFQTRPDVWVTATAYVPNNLGSRKVPAVLAVHGHWPWARRDPVVQARCLGLVKLGFFVLAIDATGAGERHTAPGRGTYHGALYGATLWPSGQSLLGVQVYDNFRAVEYLKSRPEVDGTKLGITGASGGGNQSMNAGALIEDFRCVVPVCSVGNYQAYLRAACCVCEVMPNALRFTEEGAILGLLTAPRHLMVINATRDANQFSPVEAKKSVAFAQSVYDLLGAGNHLAHRIFESGHDYSQPMREAMYGWMTLALKNEGKGDPIPEPKFEVETPETLAIFNGPKRPVVTRMLPEVASQLGQAEVAKRNTLAPTHAQQWEATAIMQRNALQPVLGLPRELPKPIAELGKRETEGGFVRIPGILQGEAGPIPFRMMGLSNRLGTGAPVLALSLEGKEAALASPLVQQYAKAGHLILAPDLRGIGETASRSDAIAGAPDHNSAEHAIWLGYPLLGQWVTDVQTILKWMAIQPNPMAQLTLLGIGHASMIALTVAALDPALPGQVVVQQPMTSWVTPTAYPSGTPMGVLVPGILRVADVPHLAAMIAPRPLTIVDGITASGVRLGLDALTAAFQFTQTVYRVMAVEKRLRIRWRPNLLNLVQGE; from the coding sequence ATGCCGCCAGTCCTTCCCAATCCCGCGCCCGATGCCCTCACCCAATTCATGGTCGCCGCTGCCGCTCAACGCCGTGCGAACGATCGGCCCCCCCGCACGCAAGCGGAACTCGCCGAACAGCGCACCCAACTGCGACAACAAATCTTTGCCTCCATCGGCGAATATCCGGAAACACACGTCCCACTCCAAGCCAAAATCGTCGAGGAACTGCCCCGCACCGACTACCGCATCGAGAAACTGCTCTTCCAAACTCGTCCCGATGTTTGGGTGACAGCGACTGCCTACGTTCCAAACAATCTTGGATCGCGGAAAGTTCCTGCGGTGTTGGCTGTCCACGGACACTGGCCCTGGGCACGCCGCGATCCGGTGGTCCAGGCGCGCTGTCTCGGGTTGGTCAAACTCGGATTTTTCGTCTTGGCGATCGATGCAACCGGCGCTGGCGAGCGTCACACCGCACCAGGCCGCGGCACCTATCACGGCGCACTGTACGGCGCAACCTTGTGGCCGAGCGGACAATCGCTGTTGGGCGTGCAAGTGTACGACAATTTCCGCGCGGTGGAATATCTCAAATCCCGACCGGAAGTGGATGGCACCAAACTGGGGATCACGGGCGCATCCGGCGGCGGCAATCAGTCGATGAATGCCGGCGCGCTGATCGAGGATTTTCGCTGTGTGGTGCCAGTCTGCTCGGTCGGAAACTATCAGGCATATCTGCGAGCGGCCTGCTGCGTTTGCGAAGTCATGCCCAATGCGCTCCGCTTCACGGAAGAAGGGGCGATTCTGGGCCTGCTCACCGCGCCGCGCCATCTGATGGTCATCAATGCCACCCGCGATGCCAATCAGTTCAGCCCGGTGGAAGCGAAGAAGAGTGTCGCCTTCGCGCAATCGGTTTACGACTTGCTCGGTGCCGGAAATCATCTCGCGCATCGAATCTTCGAATCTGGCCACGATTACAGTCAACCGATGCGGGAAGCCATGTACGGTTGGATGACCTTGGCGTTGAAAAACGAAGGCAAAGGCGACCCGATTCCCGAACCAAAGTTCGAAGTCGAAACCCCGGAAACACTGGCGATTTTCAACGGCCCCAAGCGACCAGTGGTGACCCGCATGTTGCCGGAAGTCGCCAGCCAACTCGGGCAGGCGGAAGTCGCCAAACGGAACACGCTTGCGCCGACGCATGCCCAACAATGGGAAGCGACGGCGATTATGCAACGCAACGCGCTCCAACCAGTGCTCGGATTGCCGCGCGAACTCCCGAAACCGATCGCGGAATTGGGCAAACGCGAAACCGAAGGCGGATTCGTTCGCATTCCCGGAATTCTGCAAGGCGAAGCGGGTCCGATTCCGTTCCGGATGATGGGGTTGAGCAATCGCTTGGGCACGGGTGCTCCCGTCCTCGCATTATCGTTGGAAGGCAAGGAGGCGGCACTCGCCTCGCCGCTAGTCCAACAATACGCCAAAGCCGGGCATCTGATTTTGGCCCCGGATTTGCGGGGAATCGGCGAAACCGCCTCACGTTCGGATGCGATTGCCGGTGCGCCCGATCATAATTCCGCCGAACATGCCATCTGGTTGGGATATCCGTTACTCGGGCAATGGGTGACCGATGTTCAGACGATCCTGAAATGGATGGCGATTCAACCCAATCCCATGGCTCAACTGACCTTGCTTGGAATCGGTCATGCAAGCATGATTGCATTGACCGTGGCGGCACTTGATCCTGCACTACCTGGACAGGTGGTGGTGCAACAGCCGATGACAAGCTGGGTGACACCTACCGCCTACCCGTCGGGGACGCCGATGGGCGTGCTGGTGCCGGGGATTCTGCGTGTCGCCGATGTGCCTCATTTGGCGGCAATGATCGCCCCCCGCCCGCTGACCATCGTGGACGGGATCACCGCAAGTGGGGTTCGATTGGGATTGGATGCACTGACCGCTGCATTTCAATTTACCCAAACGGTTTACCGAGTAATGGCGGTCGAGAAACGATTGCGGATTCGCTGGCGACCGAACTTGTTGAATCTCGTACAAGGGGAATGA
- a CDS encoding tetratricopeptide repeat protein, translating to MGLLGDFLSTARVTGPRQRLLKFNLRAEPAGRDRPVIQVTGRAPGFWSALLSIFGLATENTLTVTANEVIRESRSKGGNSITVIPMRQVASVLKLTQSSSLLLLLGALGVLGMATLMFLLSFALGKQGEALLSIAGSMSIPGALMLVSFFTFKPRMALLITSTGSHSLGICLEPSNVKGESITLDRLDEMVEVIHDLIRAANSASAAPIPAESRATGRRAEPEAEPMEPEFVEDFEESAANLFRQGAALYKQGRHEEAVEIWRRVASDYPETSAGQAAARNLRKL from the coding sequence GTGGGATTACTGGGCGACTTTCTGAGCACGGCTCGGGTGACTGGTCCGCGTCAACGACTGCTCAAATTCAATCTGCGAGCGGAACCGGCGGGGCGCGATCGTCCCGTGATTCAAGTTACGGGGCGAGCTCCCGGCTTTTGGTCCGCCTTGCTGAGTATCTTCGGACTTGCCACCGAAAACACGCTGACCGTGACGGCCAACGAAGTCATTCGAGAATCGCGTTCCAAGGGCGGTAATTCGATTACCGTCATCCCGATGCGGCAAGTCGCCTCGGTGCTCAAACTCACGCAAAGTAGCTCGTTGTTGCTGCTATTGGGCGCGTTGGGCGTGTTGGGGATGGCTACACTGATGTTTTTGCTCTCCTTTGCCTTGGGCAAACAAGGGGAAGCGCTGCTTTCGATCGCGGGTTCGATGTCGATTCCAGGCGCGCTGATGTTGGTGAGTTTTTTCACCTTCAAGCCGCGCATGGCACTGCTGATTACCAGCACGGGCAGCCATAGTCTTGGGATTTGCTTGGAACCGTCGAACGTGAAGGGGGAATCGATCACCTTGGATCGGCTCGACGAGATGGTCGAGGTGATTCATGACCTGATTCGGGCTGCGAATTCCGCATCTGCTGCGCCGATTCCCGCGGAGAGTCGCGCAACTGGTCGGCGTGCCGAGCCCGAAGCCGAGCCAATGGAACCGGAATTCGTCGAAGATTTTGAAGAATCTGCGGCCAATCTGTTCCGACAAGGCGCGGCGTTGTACAAACAAGGTCGGCACGAAGAAGCCGTCGAAATTTGGCGACGGGTCGCTTCGGATTATCCGGAAACGTCCGCCGGACAAGCCGCAGCTCGGAATCTCCGAAAGCTGTAA
- a CDS encoding SPFH domain-containing protein, whose amino-acid sequence MRWIRWIVGILISLSVILGLTQVRPEEQAIVRRFGAIVDIWQPGLHWAIPWGVDRVDRIQVATVRNLLVGQRPLPNDPNPAVGPLLTADQNLIQAQLSIEYSIDSTPEGLLDYLRHRDQADLLVARAAESLMAEWVASQDVDSALLTGNVELPRWVMAELPSRIEPFQLGIQVQQASVNYLAPPDEVKAAFDDVNRAQTSIRTQEYRARQEADVRLRFAQSEVFRQKQLADAYQAEQLTLATAEARAFLQRVEQYHRLRAENPRILEAIWWQEMGQFLTRMKSQGRIELLDRALGPNGLDFSQVIQPPKR is encoded by the coding sequence ATGAGATGGATTCGCTGGATTGTCGGCATCCTCATCAGCCTCAGCGTCATCTTGGGGCTGACCCAAGTTCGCCCGGAAGAGCAAGCGATTGTGCGTCGCTTTGGGGCAATCGTCGATATTTGGCAGCCGGGGTTGCACTGGGCCATTCCCTGGGGTGTGGATCGCGTGGATCGCATTCAGGTGGCGACGGTTCGGAATCTCTTGGTCGGGCAACGACCATTGCCGAACGACCCCAATCCCGCGGTGGGACCGTTGCTCACAGCCGACCAAAATTTAATCCAAGCTCAACTGTCAATCGAATACTCGATCGACTCGACACCCGAGGGATTGCTCGATTATCTTCGGCACCGAGATCAGGCCGATTTGCTGGTGGCCCGCGCTGCCGAATCGCTGATGGCGGAATGGGTTGCGTCGCAAGATGTCGATTCCGCGCTGTTGACCGGGAATGTCGAGTTGCCCCGCTGGGTGATGGCGGAACTGCCCAGCCGGATTGAGCCATTCCAACTCGGAATCCAAGTTCAGCAGGCCAGTGTGAATTACCTCGCGCCGCCAGATGAAGTCAAAGCGGCATTTGATGATGTCAATCGGGCCCAAACCAGCATACGGACTCAGGAGTATCGTGCCCGCCAGGAAGCGGATGTGCGGTTGCGATTTGCGCAGTCGGAAGTCTTTCGGCAGAAACAACTTGCGGATGCCTACCAAGCCGAACAATTGACACTGGCCACCGCCGAGGCACGGGCATTTCTCCAGCGAGTGGAGCAGTACCACCGATTGCGGGCGGAGAATCCCCGGATTTTGGAAGCGATTTGGTGGCAAGAAATGGGGCAATTTCTGACGCGGATGAAGTCGCAAGGTCGGATTGAGCTGCTGGATCGGGCGTTGGGACCAAATGGCCTCGATTTCTCGCAGGTCATTCAGCCCCCAAAACGCTAA
- the hflC gene encoding protease modulator HflC, producing MRFWLILAILIVVPITAVTSFFSVDQTEFAYVTRFGSPIAIFDGSTEAGLHWKLPWPIDSVRRLDRRVHLLDLPPLETLTLDRENRTVDKTLAVEGFVCWRIPDKAAVDRFIRTVGTPEQARRLLAPRLNGRLAAVMSNIPLDELIRLANPVETAERAEAFRRQWLGLENVRGGAGAGTERLAAIAREDYGIEILDVRLRRVNFPEAVRTSIAERIRSERARKVAEYESEGRQKATEISSTAERDARKLEATAKAERQRLEGEADAQADAIRNQAHAQDREFYTFLQKLKSYQSMISESRDMLLLSTQHPWFDLFLKPPTIPKPPQMPQSDAKP from the coding sequence ATGCGTTTCTGGCTGATTCTCGCAATACTCATCGTCGTACCGATAACGGCGGTGACCTCGTTTTTTTCGGTCGACCAAACTGAATTCGCCTATGTGACCCGATTCGGCTCACCGATTGCGATTTTCGACGGCTCGACCGAAGCGGGGCTGCATTGGAAACTTCCTTGGCCGATTGATTCGGTTCGGCGGTTGGATCGCCGCGTGCATCTGCTCGACTTGCCACCGTTGGAGACGCTGACGTTGGATCGTGAGAACCGCACCGTGGACAAGACCCTCGCGGTGGAAGGATTCGTCTGCTGGCGGATTCCCGACAAGGCGGCGGTCGATCGCTTCATTCGTACCGTCGGCACTCCCGAACAGGCGCGGCGGCTGCTCGCTCCACGACTCAACGGTCGATTGGCGGCGGTCATGAGCAACATTCCGCTGGATGAACTGATCCGCTTGGCGAATCCCGTCGAAACTGCCGAGCGTGCCGAAGCCTTTCGGCGACAATGGCTTGGGTTGGAGAATGTGCGCGGTGGTGCGGGAGCCGGGACCGAGCGACTGGCGGCGATTGCACGCGAAGATTACGGCATCGAAATTTTGGACGTGCGACTGCGGCGAGTGAACTTTCCCGAGGCGGTGCGGACCAGCATCGCAGAGCGCATTCGCAGCGAACGTGCCCGAAAAGTCGCCGAATATGAAAGCGAAGGCCGCCAAAAAGCCACCGAAATCAGCAGCACCGCCGAACGCGATGCCCGCAAATTGGAAGCAACCGCCAAGGCCGAACGTCAACGCCTCGAAGGGGAAGCGGATGCCCAAGCCGATGCGATCCGCAATCAGGCCCACGCTCAAGACCGGGAGTTTTACACGTTCTTGCAAAAGTTGAAATCGTATCAGAGTATGATTTCGGAGAGCCGCGACATGCTGCTGCTATCCACCCAACATCCTTGGTTTGACTTATTTCTGAAACCGCCCACGATTCCCAAACCGCCGCAAATGCCTCAATCGGACGCAAAACCATGA